One genomic window of Ottowia oryzae includes the following:
- the pepN gene encoding aminopeptidase N, which produces MREGHNTVTRRQDYAPPAFWIDIVHLTFDLEPTKTRVLNKMVLRRNPDVPAQPLRLDGDELNLARVMLAGQGCSFRMEGETLVLENVPEGTEPFELEVFTTCNPEKNSKLMGLFMSGGDFFTQCEAEGFRRITYFLDRPDVMATYTVTLRADKARYPVLLSNGNLVDEGDLEGGRHFATWHDPFKKPSYLFAVVAGQLVAREQRITTRAGREHLLQVYVRPGDLDQTEHAMNSLIHSVLWDEARFGLALDLDRFMVVATSDFNAGAMENKGLNIFNTKYVLAKASTATDADFDAVESVIGHEYFHNWTGDRVTCRDWFQLSLKEGLTVFRDQEFSQDLAGTPSARAVKRIQDVINLRAAQFPEDAGPMAHPVRPDEYLEISNFYTTTIYEKGAEVVRMYQTLVGRDGFRKGMDLYFQRHDGQAVTCDDFAAAMADANPDSELARLLPQFKRWYSQAGTPVVKAQGQYNAAARTYTLTLSQSCAATPGQPHKAPFVIPVRMGLVGADGRDLPLQLDHWQRPVEGSHTLVLTEPTATYTFVGVDSEPVPSLLRGFSAPVDLEWEATPEQLLHLLANDSDPFSRWEAGQRLALRTAIEQIAASAGATSAAPLNDAYLAALRTVLRHPDLDAAFKALVLTLPDEDYIADQLDVVDPQRIHAVCDAMALQLATALQADWAWAFEEHQHTGAYSPDPVSAGRRELAGLALHQLCLAATHGGELVWPGRAYQRFKDAGNMTDRLNALSALVGSGHDLAGRALQRYYELFRHEPLALDKWFSLQARAPDRGGNVLPQVRALLKHPDFSLRTPNRARSLVFSFCHGNPAAFHRADAAGYAFWADRVLELDAINPQVAARLARAMDSWARLAEPYRSAAREAIARVAAKPSLSNDVREVVTRSLADHGNGEAAAAKALADSPEAPAPEARTAPTPDTQMRDQQQ; this is translated from the coding sequence ATGCGCGAAGGACACAACACCGTCACCCGACGTCAAGACTACGCCCCGCCCGCTTTCTGGATCGACATCGTCCACCTGACGTTCGACCTCGAGCCGACCAAGACGCGCGTGCTCAACAAGATGGTGCTGCGCCGCAACCCCGACGTGCCGGCGCAGCCGCTGCGCCTGGACGGCGACGAGCTGAACCTGGCGCGCGTCATGCTGGCCGGCCAGGGCTGCAGCTTCCGCATGGAAGGCGAAACGCTGGTGCTTGAAAACGTGCCCGAAGGCACCGAGCCTTTCGAGCTGGAGGTGTTCACCACCTGCAACCCCGAGAAGAACAGCAAGCTGATGGGCCTGTTCATGAGCGGGGGCGACTTCTTCACCCAGTGCGAGGCCGAGGGCTTCCGGCGCATCACCTACTTCCTGGACCGGCCGGACGTGATGGCCACCTACACCGTCACGCTGCGCGCCGACAAGGCGCGCTACCCGGTGCTGCTGTCCAACGGCAACCTCGTGGACGAGGGCGACCTGGAAGGCGGGCGCCACTTCGCCACCTGGCACGACCCGTTCAAGAAGCCCAGCTACCTGTTCGCCGTGGTGGCGGGCCAGCTGGTGGCGCGCGAGCAGCGCATCACCACCCGCGCGGGGCGCGAGCATCTGCTGCAGGTGTACGTGCGCCCGGGCGATCTGGACCAGACCGAGCACGCGATGAATTCGCTGATCCACTCGGTGCTGTGGGACGAAGCGCGCTTTGGCCTGGCGCTGGATCTGGACCGCTTCATGGTCGTGGCCACGTCCGACTTCAACGCCGGCGCGATGGAAAACAAGGGCCTGAACATCTTCAACACGAAGTACGTGCTGGCCAAGGCGTCCACCGCCACCGACGCCGACTTCGACGCCGTGGAAAGCGTCATCGGCCACGAGTACTTCCACAACTGGACGGGCGACCGCGTCACCTGCCGCGACTGGTTCCAGCTGAGCCTGAAAGAAGGCCTGACCGTGTTCCGCGACCAGGAATTCAGCCAGGACCTGGCCGGCACGCCCAGCGCGCGCGCCGTCAAGCGCATTCAGGACGTCATCAACCTGCGCGCCGCGCAGTTCCCTGAAGACGCCGGCCCCATGGCCCACCCGGTGCGGCCCGACGAATACCTGGAAATCAGCAACTTCTACACCACCACCATCTATGAAAAAGGTGCCGAGGTGGTGCGCATGTACCAGACCCTGGTGGGCCGCGATGGCTTCCGCAAGGGCATGGACCTGTACTTCCAGCGGCATGACGGCCAGGCCGTGACCTGCGACGATTTCGCCGCCGCCATGGCCGACGCCAACCCCGACAGCGAGCTGGCGCGCCTGCTGCCGCAGTTCAAGCGCTGGTACAGCCAGGCCGGCACGCCGGTGGTGAAGGCGCAGGGCCAATACAACGCGGCCGCCCGCACCTACACCCTCACGCTGTCGCAAAGCTGCGCGGCCACGCCCGGCCAGCCGCACAAAGCGCCTTTTGTCATCCCGGTGCGCATGGGCCTCGTGGGTGCCGACGGGCGCGACCTGCCCCTGCAGCTGGACCACTGGCAGCGCCCGGTGGAAGGCAGCCACACGCTGGTGCTGACCGAGCCCACCGCCACCTACACCTTCGTGGGTGTGGATAGCGAACCCGTGCCTTCGCTGCTGCGCGGCTTCTCTGCCCCCGTCGATCTGGAATGGGAGGCCACGCCCGAGCAGCTGCTGCACCTGCTGGCCAACGACAGCGACCCGTTCAGCCGCTGGGAAGCCGGCCAGCGCCTGGCGCTGCGCACCGCTATCGAACAGATAGCTGCCAGCGCAGGCGCCACCAGCGCTGCACCGCTGAATGATGCTTATCTGGCGGCGCTGCGCACCGTGCTGCGCCACCCCGATCTGGACGCCGCCTTCAAGGCCCTGGTGCTCACCCTGCCTGATGAGGACTACATCGCCGACCAGCTGGACGTGGTGGACCCGCAGCGCATCCACGCCGTGTGCGACGCGATGGCGCTGCAGCTGGCCACCGCCCTGCAGGCCGACTGGGCCTGGGCTTTTGAAGAGCACCAGCACACCGGCGCCTACTCGCCCGACCCGGTCTCCGCAGGCCGCCGCGAACTGGCGGGCCTTGCGCTGCACCAGCTGTGCCTGGCCGCCACGCACGGTGGCGAGCTGGTCTGGCCTGGCCGCGCCTACCAGCGCTTCAAGGACGCGGGCAACATGACAGACCGGCTCAACGCCCTGTCCGCCCTGGTGGGCAGCGGGCACGATCTGGCGGGCCGCGCGCTGCAACGCTACTACGAGCTGTTCCGCCACGAGCCGCTGGCGCTGGACAAGTGGTTTTCGCTGCAAGCCCGTGCGCCCGACCGCGGCGGCAACGTGCTGCCGCAGGTGCGCGCGCTGCTCAAGCACCCGGATTTCAGCCTGCGCACGCCCAACCGCGCGCGCAGCCTGGTCTTCAGCTTCTGCCACGGCAACCCCGCCGCCTTCCACCGCGCCGACGCCGCCGGCTACGCCTTCTGGGCCGACCGCGTGCTGGAGCTGGACGCAATCAACCCGCAAGTCGCCGCCCGCCTGGCCCGCGCCATGGACAGCTGGGCGCGCCTGGCCGAGCCCTACCGCAGCGCCGCGCGCGAAGCCATCGCCCGCGTGGCCGCCAAGCCCAGCCTGAGCAACGACGTGCGCGAGGTGGTGACCCGCTCGCTGGCCGATCACGGCAACGGCGAAGCCGCTGCGGCCAAGGCCCTGGCCGACAGCCCCGAAGCGCCCGCCCCCGAGGCGCGCACCGCCCCCACCCCCGACACCCAGATGAGAGACCAACAGCAATGA
- the prfB gene encoding peptide chain release factor 2 (programmed frameshift) yields MDAERINQIGSRIDDLRARADALRGYLDYPAKAERLRTVNASLEDPAVWNDPKKAQELGKEKKALDGVVIVLDEITQQLSDNAELYDMSREEGDEGALQSIDDDVSGIATTVQDLEFRRMFNQPADPNNAFLDIQAGAGGTEACDWASMLLRQYLKYAERKGFSTEIQEETPGDTAGIKSATIKIDGEYAFGLLRTETGVHRLVRKSPFDSSGGRHTSFASVFVYPEIDDSIEIEINPSDVRTDTYRASGAGGQHINKTDSAVRLTHIPTGIVVQCQDSRSQHSNRDVAWRRLRSRLYDFEMRKRLEEQQKLEDSKTDVGWGHQIRSYVLDNSRIKDLRTNVEISATQKVLDGDLDAFIEASLKQGV; encoded by the exons ATGGACGCAGAACGCATCAACCAGATTGGCTCTCGCATCGACGACCTGCGCGCGCGCGCCGACGCGCTACGGGGGTATCTT GACTACCCTGCCAAAGCCGAACGCCTGAGAACCGTCAACGCTTCGCTGGAAGACCCGGCGGTCTGGAACGACCCCAAGAAAGCCCAGGAGCTGGGCAAGGAAAAGAAGGCGCTGGACGGCGTCGTCATCGTGCTGGACGAGATCACGCAGCAGCTGTCGGACAACGCCGAGCTGTACGACATGAGCCGCGAGGAAGGCGATGAAGGCGCGCTGCAGTCGATCGACGACGACGTGTCCGGCATTGCCACAACGGTGCAGGACCTGGAGTTCCGCCGCATGTTCAACCAGCCGGCCGACCCGAACAACGCGTTCCTGGACATTCAGGCCGGCGCGGGCGGCACCGAAGCCTGCGATTGGGCCAGCATGCTGCTGCGCCAGTACCTGAAGTACGCCGAACGCAAGGGCTTTTCCACCGAGATCCAGGAAGAAACGCCGGGCGACACGGCGGGCATCAAAAGCGCCACGATCAAGATCGACGGCGAATACGCCTTCGGCCTGCTGCGCACCGAAACCGGCGTGCACCGCCTGGTGCGCAAGTCGCCCTTCGATTCGTCCGGCGGGCGCCACACCAGCTTTGCCAGCGTGTTCGTCTACCCCGAGATCGACGATTCGATCGAGATCGAGATCAACCCGTCCGACGTGCGCACCGACACGTACCGCGCGTCCGGCGCAGGCGGCCAGCACATCAACAAGACCGACTCGGCCGTGCGCCTGACGCACATCCCCACGGGCATCGTCGTGCAGTGCCAGGACAGCCGCAGCCAGCACAGCAACCGCGACGTGGCCTGGCGCCGCCTGCGCAGCCGCCTGTACGACTTCGAGATGCGCAAGCGCCTGGAAGAGCAGCAGAAGCTGGAAGACAGCAAGACCGACGTGGGCTGGGGCCACCAGATCCGCAGCTACGTGCTGGACAACAGCCGCATCAAGGACTTGCGCACCAACGTCGAGATCAGCGCCACGCAGAAGGTGCTGGACGGCGACCTGGACGCGTTCATCGAGGCTTCGCTCAAGCAAGGCGTTTGA
- a CDS encoding L-lactate permease yields the protein MPWQQIYDPMGSMVLSTFLAAIPVVVMLGALGFFHIKAHIAAGMGLIAALAVAIFAYGMPADMAGRAAMLGGFTGLLPIGWIVLNIIFLHQLTEQNGSFKVLQDSLSGITEDRRIQLLLIAFCFGAFFEGAAGFGTPVAVTAAILIGLGFSPLAASGLSLIANTAPVAFGALGTPVITLAQVHGYDLHQVTAMIGRQLPFFSLLVPFWLIWAFAGRKGMMEIWPAILVTGLSFAIPQYLVSNFMGPELVDIIAAIVSMLTLVAFLRVWQPKRVWTSPAMRGKDPSAAEAKPPQPVVKHSKEALIAAWTPWAILSVFVFIWGLPPVKAWLNSIFAPKFPIDGLHNLVMKVPPVVTTPHPEAAVYTLNLLSATGSGILLAAIVSALVMKYNPVAIVRTFFKTLWLVRYSLLTIVLMLALGTLTRFSGTDTTLGLAFANTGILYPFFGTLMGWMGVALTGSDTASNVLFGGMQKVAAEQLGLSPNLMGAANSSGGVMGKMIDAQSIVVASTATRWFNKEGEILRYVFFHSIALACLVGLYVTMQAYVWPFTLMVVK from the coding sequence ATGCCTTGGCAGCAAATTTACGACCCGATGGGCAGCATGGTGCTGTCCACTTTCTTGGCCGCCATCCCGGTGGTGGTGATGCTGGGCGCGCTCGGCTTCTTTCATATCAAGGCGCACATCGCCGCGGGCATGGGCCTGATCGCGGCTCTGGCGGTGGCGATCTTTGCCTACGGCATGCCCGCCGACATGGCTGGCCGCGCCGCCATGCTGGGCGGCTTCACCGGCCTGCTGCCCATCGGCTGGATCGTGCTGAACATCATCTTCCTGCACCAGCTGACCGAGCAAAACGGCAGCTTCAAGGTGCTGCAGGATTCGCTCTCGGGCATCACCGAAGACCGCCGCATTCAGTTGCTGCTGATCGCCTTCTGCTTTGGCGCCTTCTTTGAGGGCGCGGCAGGCTTCGGCACGCCCGTGGCGGTGACGGCGGCCATCCTGATCGGCCTGGGCTTTTCGCCGCTGGCCGCCTCAGGCCTTTCGCTGATCGCCAACACCGCGCCCGTGGCCTTTGGCGCCCTGGGCACGCCGGTGATCACGCTGGCCCAGGTGCACGGCTACGACCTGCACCAGGTCACCGCGATGATCGGCCGCCAGCTGCCCTTCTTCTCACTGCTGGTGCCGTTCTGGCTGATCTGGGCCTTTGCCGGCCGCAAGGGCATGATGGAAATCTGGCCCGCCATCCTGGTCACCGGCCTGTCGTTTGCAATTCCGCAGTACCTGGTGTCCAACTTCATGGGCCCTGAGCTGGTGGACATCATCGCCGCCATCGTCTCCATGCTGACCCTGGTCGCCTTTCTGCGCGTGTGGCAGCCCAAGCGCGTCTGGACGTCGCCCGCCATGCGCGGTAAGGACCCGAGCGCCGCCGAGGCCAAGCCGCCGCAGCCCGTGGTCAAGCATTCCAAGGAAGCCCTGATCGCCGCCTGGACGCCCTGGGCCATCCTGTCGGTGTTCGTGTTCATCTGGGGCCTGCCGCCCGTCAAGGCGTGGCTGAACAGCATCTTTGCGCCCAAGTTCCCGATCGACGGGCTGCACAACCTGGTGATGAAGGTGCCGCCGGTCGTGACCACGCCGCACCCCGAGGCGGCCGTGTACACGCTCAACCTGCTGTCGGCCACGGGCTCGGGCATTCTGCTGGCCGCCATCGTCAGCGCGCTGGTGATGAAGTACAACCCCGTCGCCATCGTGCGCACGTTCTTCAAGACGCTGTGGCTGGTGCGCTATTCGCTGCTGACCATCGTGCTGATGCTGGCACTGGGCACGCTGACGCGCTTCTCGGGCACCGACACCACGCTGGGTCTGGCCTTCGCCAACACGGGCATCCTCTACCCCTTCTTCGGCACCCTGATGGGCTGGATGGGCGTGGCGCTGACGGGCTCGGACACCGCGTCCAACGTGCTGTTCGGCGGCATGCAGAAAGTGGCGGCCGAGCAGCTGGGCCTGTCGCCCAACCTGATGGGCGCAGCCAACAGCTCGGGCGGCGTGATGGGCAAGATGATCGACGCGCAGTCGATCGTGGTGGCCTCTACCGCCACGCGCTGGTTCAACAAGGAAGGCGAGATCCTGCGCTACGTCTTCTTCCACTCCATCGCGCTGGCTTGCCTGGTGGGCCTGTACGTGACGATGCAGGCCTACGTGTGGCCGTTCACGCTGATGGTGGTCAAGTAA
- a CDS encoding alpha/beta fold hydrolase, with protein MPSVAPYQPLRPSRSETLAIRHQRYHVRLWGNAASTQPPLVMVHGWMDVAASYQFTVDALSPELLAQRLIVAPDWRGFGHTTGPACDHYAFADYLGDLDALLDHYAPGQAVDLIGHSMGGHIAMMYSGARPARIRRLINLEGFGMPAAQPAQAPTRYAKWLDELKALHRGDNALKTYDSVAGVAERLMKTNRRLPADKAHWLARQWSAERVQADGSTRWEILGDAAHRVVNAHLFRVDEIRALYAAITAPVLMVLASDDSLGGWWGGRFTQAEFQERLAAVPNLKQATLPDSGHMLHHDQPELLARQIEAFLG; from the coding sequence ATGCCATCTGTCGCCCCCTACCAGCCCCTGCGCCCCTCGCGCAGCGAAACGCTTGCCATCCGCCACCAGCGCTACCACGTGCGGCTGTGGGGCAACGCGGCGTCCACCCAGCCACCGCTGGTGATGGTGCACGGCTGGATGGACGTGGCCGCGTCGTACCAGTTCACCGTGGATGCGCTGTCGCCCGAGCTGTTGGCGCAGCGCCTGATCGTGGCACCCGACTGGCGCGGCTTTGGCCACACCACCGGGCCCGCCTGCGACCACTACGCCTTTGCCGACTACCTGGGCGACCTGGACGCGCTGCTCGACCACTACGCCCCCGGCCAAGCCGTGGACCTGATCGGCCACAGCATGGGCGGCCACATCGCCATGATGTACAGCGGCGCCCGGCCCGCGCGCATACGGCGGCTGATCAACCTGGAAGGCTTTGGCATGCCCGCGGCGCAGCCCGCCCAGGCGCCCACGCGGTACGCCAAGTGGCTGGATGAGCTGAAGGCGCTGCACCGCGGCGACAACGCCCTCAAGACCTACGACAGCGTCGCCGGCGTGGCCGAGCGCCTGATGAAGACCAACCGCCGCCTGCCCGCCGACAAGGCGCATTGGCTGGCGCGCCAGTGGTCGGCCGAGCGCGTGCAGGCCGACGGCAGCACGCGCTGGGAAATCCTGGGCGATGCCGCGCACCGCGTGGTCAATGCGCACCTGTTTCGCGTGGACGAAATCCGCGCGCTGTACGCCGCCATCACCGCGCCGGTGCTGATGGTGCTGGCCAGCGACGACAGCCTGGGCGGCTGGTGGGGCGGACGCTTCACGCAGGCCGAATTCCAAGAGCGGCTGGCCGCGGTGCCCAACTTGAAGCAAGCCACGCTGCCGGATTCGGGCCACATGCTGCACCACGACCAGCCCGAGCTGCTGGCGCGCCAGATCGAAGCCTTTTTGGGCTGA
- a CDS encoding aldo/keto reductase: protein MNPVALGESDLRVTPICLGTMTFGEQVAEPDAHAILDRAVERGVTFIDTAEMYPVPPSAGTYGATETIIGNWLTARPGMRQRIVLASKVAGPSRGMPWVREGKGMTAADIHASCNASLKRLQTDVIDLYQIHWPERHVPAFGGIYYDPTKETTETPIREQLDALAALVKAGKVRHIGLSNETPYGVHEFVRLAEQHGLPRIVSTQNPYALTSRVYDNGLDETCHRLHVSLLAYSPLAFGTLSGKYDATGIHAADAPRGRMSLFDRMKNQRWGRPEALQAAQRYNALAREHGLTPTQLALAFCYRSWRVASTIIGVTTLAQLDQDLDAWAVQLTPEVLAACDALRQQWRDPAA from the coding sequence ATGAACCCCGTCGCCCTGGGCGAAAGCGACCTGCGCGTCACCCCCATCTGCCTGGGCACCATGACCTTTGGCGAACAAGTGGCCGAGCCCGACGCCCACGCCATCCTGGACCGCGCCGTGGAGCGCGGCGTGACCTTCATCGACACGGCCGAGATGTACCCCGTGCCGCCCAGCGCCGGCACCTACGGCGCGACCGAGACGATCATCGGCAACTGGCTCACTGCGCGCCCGGGCATGCGCCAGCGCATCGTGCTGGCCAGCAAGGTGGCCGGGCCGTCGCGCGGCATGCCCTGGGTGCGCGAAGGCAAGGGCATGACGGCGGCCGACATCCATGCGTCGTGCAACGCCAGCTTGAAGCGGCTGCAGACCGACGTGATCGACCTGTACCAGATCCACTGGCCCGAGCGGCACGTGCCCGCGTTCGGCGGCATCTACTACGACCCCACCAAGGAAACCACCGAGACGCCCATCCGCGAGCAGCTGGACGCGCTGGCGGCCCTGGTCAAGGCGGGCAAGGTGCGCCACATCGGCCTGTCCAACGAAACGCCGTATGGCGTGCACGAATTCGTGCGCCTGGCCGAACAGCATGGCCTGCCGCGCATCGTCAGCACGCAAAACCCCTATGCGCTGACCAGCCGCGTGTACGACAACGGTCTGGACGAAACCTGCCACCGCCTGCACGTCAGCCTGCTGGCGTATTCGCCGCTGGCGTTCGGCACGCTGTCCGGCAAGTACGACGCCACCGGCATCCACGCGGCCGACGCGCCGCGCGGGCGCATGAGCCTGTTCGACCGCATGAAGAACCAGCGCTGGGGCCGCCCCGAGGCGCTGCAGGCCGCCCAGCGCTACAACGCGCTGGCGCGCGAGCACGGGCTGACGCCCACGCAACTGGCGCTGGCGTTCTGCTACCGCAGCTGGCGCGTGGCCAGCACCATCATCGGCGTGACCACGCTGGCCCAGCTGGATCAAGACCTGGATGCGTGGGCCGTGCAGCTCACCCCCGAAGTGCTGGCCGCCTGCGATGCGCTGCGCCAGCAGTGGCGCGACCCGGCGGCGTAA
- a CDS encoding aminoacyl-tRNA deacylase: protein MSKAKAAHVSETPATALLRARGVAFTEHPYEYVEHGGAEHSAEVLGFDPYTVVKTLVMQDQDAKPLIVLMHGNRKVSTKNLARQIGAKSVEPCKPEVANRHSGYLVGGTSPFATRRDMPVYIEQTILELPRIGINGGRRGYLVGIDPQVCMQLLGAKPVHCAIDL, encoded by the coding sequence ATGAGCAAGGCCAAAGCCGCCCACGTCAGCGAAACCCCCGCTACCGCCTTGCTGCGCGCGCGGGGCGTGGCGTTCACTGAGCATCCCTACGAATACGTTGAACACGGCGGTGCCGAGCACAGCGCCGAGGTGCTGGGCTTTGACCCGTACACCGTCGTCAAGACACTGGTCATGCAGGACCAGGACGCCAAGCCGCTGATCGTGCTGATGCACGGCAACCGCAAGGTCAGCACCAAGAACCTGGCGCGCCAGATCGGCGCCAAGTCGGTCGAACCGTGCAAGCCCGAGGTGGCCAACCGCCACAGCGGCTACCTGGTGGGCGGCACATCGCCCTTTGCAACGCGTCGCGACATGCCCGTCTACATCGAGCAAACCATCCTCGAGCTGCCGCGCATCGGCATCAACGGCGGGCGGCGCGGCTACCTGGTGGGCATCGATCCGCAGGTGTGCATGCAGCTGCTGGGCGCCAAGCCGGTGCACTGCGCCATTGACCTGTAG